Part of the Sulfobacillus acidophilus DSM 10332 genome, CACGGGTTGCCCCATACGCCCCTCAAACGTACGCGTCTGCCGGTTCCGCCATCCCGACGTATCCAAGAGTGGTGCCGAAGGTGGGACTTGAACCCACACGAGCTGTCGCTCACGGCGCCCTGAACACCGCGTGTCTGCCTATTCCACCACTTCGGCGCGCGTTATGCGCAGTGATGAGTATATCAGCTTTAGGATTAAGGCGCAAGGGATGCAGGATGGAAAATCTCTCGAGGAACTCATAGGCGAACCGTCTTTTGGGGATACTGGCCACAAAGCCAAGACGTGTGGTCAAAAGTTCATGAATTCTTAAGCTCAAGGTTTTGAACCCGAGGCGGTCATGGGCCAAACCCAAAAGAACCATATGTTATAATCGCGAAAGAGATGAGAGTCCGTCGAAAGTGAGGACAAGACGCCATGTCGAAAAAGCTTCGGCTCCAATTAGGAGCTTTTGTGATTCTGGCTGCACTTGTCTACTTGGTTCTACAAGGGGCCCACAATTTTTCCAGTTACTTCGTAACGGTCAACACCTATCGGGCCGACATGTCTCAACTGGCTCATCAAACGGTACGGGTGCAGGGCACGCTTTTGGCGAGCAGCGTGAAATATGATCCGGCTACGGCCACTCTACGATTCACGATTGCCTCAAACGGGAAGACTTTACCGGTCATCTATCATGGGCCGATGCCCAATGAGCAATTCCAGGACGCGAGCGCGATATGTAAGGGACAGATGGGGCCCAACGGGGTTTTCGAGTGTCAAAAACTGGAGATTCAATGTCCCGACCATTACACCCCGGCTTCCGGATCGTCGACGACAGCCAACGGGTAACGAGGTGAGGTCTAAGTGACGATGCCCGAATTAGGGCGATATGCGCTTTTGTTGGCCTTGCTGTTAGCGGTCTATGCGGTAAGCGTAGGACTTTGGGCCAATCGTACGGGCGATCCGCGCTGGCGCGAAAGTGTACGCGGGGCGGCGGTGGCTCTGACGTTAGCCATGACGACCGCGGTGATGACGCTGGAGTACCTCTTGGTAACGGGGGATTACGCGGTACAAGCCGTGTATAACCACAGCGACCGGGCCTTACCCCTTTTATATAAATTGGGGGCCCTTTGGGGCGGAGACTCCGGTTCGGTGCTTTTTTGGGGATGGATTTTATCTCTTTATACCGGGTACGTAGCTTGGCGCGGGTGGCCTCGTGAAGGCCGAATGACCCCTTTGGTGGTGCCGTTTTTAGCCTTGTTGTTGGTGTTTTTCACGGGGATGTCGAACGCCGTGGTTGATCCCTTTCGGTTGGTTCCCGGTCACCCAACCAACGGCAATGGGCTGGATCCGTTGCTCCAAAACTTGGTGATGACAATTCATCCGCCTGCGATGTATACCGGGCTCATCGGGATGGCGGTGCCGGCTGCCTATATTTTGGCCGCGGTCTGGCAACGCGTTCCGTGGCGCGAATGGGTGCCGGTTGTCCGGCGCTGGATGCTCTTTTCGTGGATGTTTTTGTCGGCTGCGCTCGTATTGGGGGGCATGTGGGCTTATATGGAATTGGGTTGGGGAGGCTACTGGGAATGGGATCCGGTCGAAAATGCCGCCCTATTACCATGGTTAACGGCTACGGCCTTCCTACATGCCCTGCAGTTGGAAGAAAAACGGGGCATGTTTCGATGGTGGACGGCGTTGCTGGGAGTCGGCACGTTTTTGCTGACGTTGATAGGCACCTATATTACCCGAAGCGGCGTGTTGAAGAATTCGGTCCACTCGTTTACCGGAACCGGGGTGGGTCCCTATTTCGTCGGGCTCTTTTGGGCCGTGCTCGGAATAACCGTGGTCTTGTTTTGGCTGAGGCGAGAGATGTTTCAAGACCGGATGGGGCTCGACGGGTCGTTTTCCAAAGAAGGCGTCTATCTTTTCATTAACGTATTCTTTACCGCGATTGCCGTCGTCGTTTTATTGGGCACATTTTATCCGGTGATTTCCAAAGCCTTTTGGGGGCAAACGATCGTGTTGAACGAGTCGTTTTTTAATGCGATGACCGCTCCCATGTTTTTGGTGCTGGTGTTGCTGTT contains:
- a CDS encoding hypothetical protein (PFAM: CcmE~COGs: COG2332 Cytochrome c-type biogenesis protein CcmE~KEGG: bts:Btus_2648 CcmE/CycJ protein~SPTR: CcmE/CycJ protein) yields the protein MSKKLRLQLGAFVILAALVYLVLQGAHNFSSYFVTVNTYRADMSQLAHQTVRVQGTLLASSVKYDPATATLRFTIASNGKTLPVIYHGPMPNEQFQDASAICKGQMGPNGVFECQKLEIQCPDHYTPASGSSTTANG
- a CDS encoding cytochrome c assembly protein (PFAM: Cytochrome C assembly protein~TIGRFAM: c-type cytochrome biogenesis protein CcmF~COGs: COG1138 Cytochrome c biogenesis factor~InterPro IPR002541~KEGG: chy:CHY_1387 putative cytochrome c-type biogenesis protein CcmF~PFAM: Cytochrome c assembly protein~SPTR: Putative cytochrome c-type biogenesis protein CcmF), whose amino-acid sequence is MPELGRYALLLALLLAVYAVSVGLWANRTGDPRWRESVRGAAVALTLAMTTAVMTLEYLLVTGDYAVQAVYNHSDRALPLLYKLGALWGGDSGSVLFWGWILSLYTGYVAWRGWPREGRMTPLVVPFLALLLVFFTGMSNAVVDPFRLVPGHPTNGNGLDPLLQNLVMTIHPPAMYTGLIGMAVPAAYILAAVWQRVPWREWVPVVRRWMLFSWMFLSAALVLGGMWAYMELGWGGYWEWDPVENAALLPWLTATAFLHALQLEEKRGMFRWWTALLGVGTFLLTLIGTYITRSGVLKNSVHSFTGTGVGPYFVGLFWAVLGITVVLFWLRREMFQDRMGLDGSFSKEGVYLFINVFFTAIAVVVLLGTFYPVISKAFWGQTIVLNESFFNAMTAPMFLVLVLLLGMAPVMGWRFAKPASVMQKLRVPWGIGLVTMVVVYFHGYRAPLHFIGVGLATFALASMVQEFYRAARVQRLAHHYSWLVAFLTAVKGNRRRYGGYLAHIAFLIIVLGVIGSHTNTLSVTETLRPGQVVTMRGYTIQYHGLQNVVHPGYETTEALLSVAHGTVRQTATPGLSFFPGSAQPVAGVYIQGGLMRDLYIVLEGSPGQNQALLQIMINPMVSWIWIGMYILLAGTLIALSAPAGRDAAPVRQWEIEPLEAWRRSQPVAAGEGGKSP